From one Trifolium pratense cultivar HEN17-A07 linkage group LG1, ARS_RC_1.1, whole genome shotgun sequence genomic stretch:
- the LOC123897814 gene encoding protein WEAK CHLOROPLAST MOVEMENT UNDER BLUE LIGHT 1-like: protein MEEVDNKPTSSESSSRNVEPNSLAETTQENTDIIITPTIDHSSNEASINSSDDNNIVEHETHFQANNLSEIESKSTNANASDDQSIRQEDEHPLNDNSTSTPEEKVQEQDEYLPIAADSEPEALEDTFNRQQDVGSTVTASGGDVDDNHMELSTSSSVTEGLQIDPKDSPRTVLINAPQENLASSSNAEVHVTEQSQHQEPVVEDSEQSLEDIVNILSKKKEDIENILKHVAVDNQMELSASDSETKELENDLKELKAIVSTIKGSDVAVGAVDSPTDAKQIAEKRGIIDTASPFESVKEAVSKFGGIVDWKAHRMVTVERRKHVEQELEKAHDEIPEYRKRSEVAEKEKVEALQELDSTKRLIEELKLNLERAKTEERQAKQDSELAKLRVEEMEQGIAEDSSVAAKAQLEVAKARYTSAITELTSVKEELDALRVEYASLVDEKGEAINKAEVAVAASKQVEKAVEDLTIELIATKESLETAHSAHMEAEEHRIGTVMARDQDFLNWEKELKQQEEELEKLNQKILFSKDLKSKLRKSFTLLLNLKAELNAYMESKSNHKGDEGVTKEKREKKSHNEIQEAIASARKELEEIKLNIEKATSEVSYLKVTATSLRSELEQEKSSLNSMRQREGMASVTVASIEADLDKIKSDITFVHMKEKEGKDTILELPKKLKEADEEANKANSLAQEAREVLRRVQEEAERAKAGAITMNSRLLAAQKEIEAARASERLAIQAIKALQESESARSNNNEVDPSNGVILSVEEYYHLTKQAHDAEEKANVRVATANSEIDIAKENELKTLEKLNEVNKEMAARRESLKIAMGKAEKAREGKLGAEQKLRKWRSEHGQRRKEGEVGQRSVNQNTSHGGKLNPNHSATFPVSYFSSQKSYVHANNENGSPPDARSGKKKKKSFFPRFFMFFGRRKTH, encoded by the exons ATGGAGGAAGTTGATAACAAACCAACCTCCTCAGAATCCTCCTCGAGAAATGTTGAACCGAATTCGCTAGCTGAAACTACTCAAGAAAATACTGATATCATAATAACTCCCACAATTGATCACTCTTCCAATGAAGCTTCCATCAACTCTTCTGATGATAACAATATCGTGGAACATGAAACTCATTTTCAAGCGAATAATTTATCTGAAATAGAATCAAAGTCAACAAATGCAAATGCTTCTGATGATCAATCTATAAGACAAGAAGATGAACATCCTCTCAATGATAATTCAACTTCAACTCCAGAAGAAAAAGTTCAAGAACAAGATGAGTATCTTCCAATAGCTGCAGATTCTGAACCTGAAGCTTTAGAAGATACCTTTAACAGACAACAAGATGTTGGTTCAACTGTTACTGCTAGCGGCGGCGATGTTGATGATAATCATATGGAACTCTCAACATCCTCTTCTGTAACAGAAGGGTTGCAGATTGACCCTAAAG ATTCACCTCGGACCGTACTTATTAATGCACCTCAAGAAAATTTAGCTTCATCATCAAATGCTGAAGTTCATGTAACAGAACAAAGTCAACATCAGGAACCTGTGGTTGAAGATTCTGAACAATCTTTAGAAGATATAGTGaacattttgtcaaaaaaaaaagaagatatagAGAACATTCTGAAGCATGTTGCTGTTGATAATCAGATGGAACTATCGGCTTCGGATTCTGAAACAAAAGAGTTGGAGAATGATCTCAAAGAACTAAAGGCTATTGTGTCTACAATCAAGGGCTCTGATGTTGCTGTTGGCGCTGTTGACTCGCCTACAGACGCTAAGCAAATTGCTGAAAAAAGAGGCATAATCGATACAGCATCTCCATTTGAATCTGTTAAGGAAGCTGTTTCTAAGTTCGGAGGAATCGTAGATTGGAAGGCTCATAGAATGGTCACCGTAGAG AGACGCAAGCATGTAGAACAAGAGCTTGAAAAAGCGCACGATGAGATTCCGGAGTACAGGAAAAGATCAGAGGtggctgaaaaagaaaaagtcgAAGCACTTCAGGAGCTTGACAGTACAAAAAGACTAATAGAAGAACTAAAACTGAACCTAGAGAGGGCAAAAACCGAAGAGCGTCAAGCAAAACAAGACTCAGAACTTGCAAAGCTAAGAGTGGAAGAGATGGAGCAAGGTATTGCCGAAGATTCTAGCGTGGCGGCCAAGGCTCAGCTTGAGGTTGCTAAAGCAAGGTATACATCTGCAATTACCGAGTTAACATCGGTGAAAGAGGAGCTAGATGCGTTGCGTGTGGAATATGCTTCCTTAGTTGATGAAAAAGGCGAAGCTATCAACAAAGCCGAAGTAGCTGTTGCTGCATCAAAACAAGTAGAAAAGGCAGTAGAAGATTTGACTATTGAGTTAATTGCCACCAAGGAGTCTTTGGAAACGGCACATTCTGCACATATGGAAGCAGAAGAACACAGAATAGGAACAGTCATGGCAAGAGATCAAGATTTTCTCAATTGGGAGAAGGAACTTaaacaacaagaagaagaactAGAAAAACTCAACcagaaaattttgttttctaagGATCTTAAATCTAAACTTAGGAAATCCTTTACATTGTTGCTTAATTTGAAAGCCGAATTAAATGCCTATATGGAATCAAAGTCAAACCACAAAGGCGATGAAGGAGTAACGAAAGAGAAACGAGAGAAGAAATCACACAATGAAATACAAGAAGCAATTGCATCAGCCAGAAAAGAACTTGAGGAAATAAAGCTTAACATAGAGAAAGCTACTTCTGAGGTAAGTTACTTAAAGGTGACTGCAACATCATTAAGATCAGAACTCGAACAAGAGAAATCATCGCTCAACTCGATGAGGCAAAGAGAGGGAATGGCCTCAGTTACAGTTGCATCTATTGAAGCCGATCTGGACAAAATTAAATCGGACATCACTTTTGTTCATATGAAGGAAAAAGAAGGCAAAGACACTATCCTTGAGCTTCCAAAGAAACTAAAAGAAGCGGACGAAGAGGCTAATAAAGCAAACTCGCTTGCTCAAGAAGCTCGCGAAGTGCTTCGGAGAGTACAGGAAGAAGCAGAACGAGCCAAGGCCGGTGCAATTACAATGAATAGTAGATTACTTGCAGCTCAAAAGGAGATAGAAGCTGCAAGAGCTTCTGAAAGGTTGGCAATACAAGCAATTAAAGCATTGCAAGAGAGTGAATCGGCTAGAAGCAACAACAATGAAGTGGATCCATCGAATGGTGTGATACTTTCGGTTGAAGAGTACTATCATCTTACGAAACAAGCTCATGATGCAGAAGAAAAAGCCAATGTGAGAGTTGCGACCGCGAATTCTGAGATTGATATAGCTAAGGAGAATGAACTGAAAACATTGGAGAAGTTGAATGAAGTGAACAAAGAAATGGCTGCAAGAAGAGAATCTTTGAAGATTGCAATGGGAAAAGCTGAGAAGGCAAGGGAAGGAAAATTAGGTGCagaacaaaaattaagaaagtggagATCAGAACATGGACAACGCAGAAAAGAGGGCGAAGTAGGCCAAAGATCGGTAAACCAGAACACAAGTCATGGCGGTAAACTTAATCCAAATCATAGTGCAACTTTTCCTGTAAGTTACTTTTCAAGTCAAAAATCTTATGTTCATGCAAACAATGAAAATGGATCTCCACCGGATGCGAGAAgtggaaaaaagaagaaaaagtcgTTTTTTCCACGGTTTTTTATGTTCtttggaagaagaaaaacacaTTAA